ACACAGTGCCAAAGGACTTTACGGCTGCCGAGGAGACTGCTTTCGACGAAGAGCGTTCTAGGCGTGCATCACGAATGGGAAGCATGTTCAATGAAGACGTCTTTGGCATGCGTAGGGATTCTTTCAATCGCATCTCTTCCCCTCAAGAAATGAGTTCCACTTCTGGACCGGCGTCTGCTAATGCGGTCCATGATCAGCATCAGGGCGGTGTGCAGTTTGAAAATCTCCACCAGCATCGTCGATCAAGCTCCTTGGGACCTACCTCGCCTACCGCTGATGCGGGGTTATTTAACCCGTCTAGAGAAACAAGCGGCGAAGATCGATGGCCTCCAATGGGGTTGAGTGGAGGTTTGACGCCGGTGAGAGAAATGAGCAGGCCTATACGAAAAGATTATTTCGATGGTGACCCGCTAGATGTGTGAGAGGATGAGATTTCTGCAACATGCTTGGAATTGCATCATCAACCATCCTTATTGAGAGTATAATTCATCATTGGCAAATATTATCAGCATACAGAAACAAATGTAGTAGCAATTTTATAAGACGGGAAACGGCAATATATGTACTTTTGAAGGTGCCAGAATGGAGACCCATCTATAATGCTTGCATCTATCGCGTAATGAAAACTCTTGAGAGTAGTGGTAAAATGTGTGTACGAACGTTCACTGTGGTTGAATCTGGAGGAAAATGTTATTATATTTATATTATAAGTAAGGTGTTCGTCTGTTCCTCCGTTTCCACTGCATACACCTCTGCACAGCCCGCTCCGCTCGTTATGCTCCTGCAGGCGCACCAGTATCATCGGCATCATCATTCGCCCTCTCTTCCGCCTCTGCTGCGGCCTGCGCACCCAACTGCACCAGCGCGCTATCACTTCGAGGCCTGACCAAACTTCCTGAAGACCCAAGATCCGTCCCGCTCCTTGTTCTGTGCATCGACATCTCTGAAGCATCGTATGTCGGCAATCTTGTGTCGATCGGCACAACCCCACCACCTAGGAAACCTCGAGATGCAATGTCGTACGAAGGGACTTGCATGAGAGGATCAATATCGTCTTCAGTTTCGGATGGAGTATCAGGTGCTCCAACCTCAAATCGTGTGGAAGACCGGTCGGGCTCGAAGGTAATGGCATGAGATGCAAATGACACGTGGTTCTGGCTGCTAGCCGAAGACTGCATACCCGAGTTGGAAGCACCAGTCGAGTTTAGACTGCCTGGAACGGACGAGTTGCGGGGGATGATATCATCAGCAGCGGATAGATTGATGTTTGATTGATTGCCATTTCGCAAAATTGGACGACTAATATGGCTGCCGCCGAGGTGGGAAAGCGGACGTATAGGTTTGAGAGGGAGATGAAAAAGACCATGAAGACCTGAAGATCGATGGCGCTCGTATCCCGGTCGCAAATGCGCCTCTTCCACGTAACTTCCAGACGTAGATGACGGTTGGCTACCCCTCTCCGGACTTGAGGCACGACTGCCCGCCCGACTACCTGGGCGACTCGAAACTCGACTGCTCAGGTTTGATCGACTGTTACGCCGACTCAGAGGTCGACTGGGCGCACGAGAATCAGGAGGCGTTGAGTGAGGCGATGTATCGGTAGAATGAGTACGGAGAGCGCCAAGTGACAGAAGGAGTTCTGAATCAACAAATTGCGACAACTGTCTACGAGGAGGCACCTCAGGAGTAGAGTCGCCACTACGACCACGTGTCGGAGAACCAGGGCGAGAAGGAGCACGACTTCTTGGAGGAGTATCGTCATGAGGTGAATGTAAGGGGGTAGGATTGATGGATCGCGAGATCCAACCAGCAGGCGTACTGGAGTCGGCGATGGCGACTCTATCATAAACGTGATTACTGTAGCTGGGAAGATCGACCTGAGGCTCGTCAGGTTGTGTATTGCCGAACAACAAACCTCGGGTACTTGCACCCGCTGCCCTTGCCTCGTTGAGAAGGCTGTGATCGAGAATAAGGATTGGAAGAGCGCATCGCAGCTCGGATACGTGTCCATCTGGATTGGCAATTGAGCATGCCCATTTGATCTTGTGGGTGACGAAAACCGGGTGGATAGCGTGTGAAGGAGTGACCCAGGCCGGGATAGGGACGTTGAAGAAAGTGtccacttcttcatcgccaACCTCGATATCCGTCTCTGTAGACTCGGTGATCGATGCGGAATCTCTGCTATTTGATGGCCCTGCTTGCGCTTGTTCCGGAGCATCAGACGTCTGACTAGGGAAGTAACTGTCCCGCGGACGAGCACCCCAAGTCGTCGTTGGCAGGCGAGCTCGAGAATTGACGACAGGGGTCTGCGAAGGACTAGAATGCCTCGATGTATTGGCACTACTTCGGCTTGAATGTCCATGAGCGTCAACCCAATGCTGAGGCGGACGAATGGGCTCCCGGGCTATCTCCTTCGCTTGACCTCTTCTGATTTCGTGCTTGACACAAGAGTCAACCCTAGTATCAGGATGCGAAGAGTGTTTGGTGTGTACCAACGTATACTCTTTCAAGACCGACACAACGGTGGTCACCCTGACTCCCTTAGCAAGCGGCATGAATTTGATGTTGACCGGGATTTCATCGCCCGCCGCGTATGCCTTATATGGTAACGTCAAGGAGTACATAACCTTGCCTGGCCAAGTATTTTCAATCTCCAAAGTCTGATTGAATTCAAGAGCTTCAGGGGTGAACATCCTCGAGAGTTTAAACTCTTTCGTGGCCGAAAAGTTACTGGCGAACCCAGAGCGCACAACAACTGCTCGTAGTTTGTAGACAATGAGGGCATCACCGGAGTACGTTCGAAGGCTTGAAGGGAGATTGCCATCGAGAGTATGGGTGAAGGGAAATCTGTGACGACCTGCTTTGAGTGTGTGAGAATGGCCACGGTCACCTTGAAGGAAAGACCAATCGTGTGAAGTAATAAGGTGGCTGTAGTGGCGATGTTTTGAAGACGTCCTGCCCTCCATCGTCAGCTGCTTTGAATGGGGAAGCGTGCCGCTTCATTACGTACCCAGAACCGTCCGAAAATTGTACTTTTGCTTTACCAGTTAAACTCATCATAATCTCCTTGATATTTGTAGCCTCCAAAAGATTCAACTCTACTCTACCCGAAAGATAAGCTGGGTTCATATCGCCCCCTTGGCCCCGCAAAACTAGCTGGTCAGAATCGAGCACAATCTCCAGCGTGTGGCCACTGCTTCCTCCCGGCGTGCTCATAGCACTCGGGGTCGCTGGGCCACTCCATAGAGATGGAGATGTAGGCGCACTTGCATCGTATACTGGCGACGGCTGGGCAGAGAAGTAGTCGCCAAGCTCTCCGGAATCTACCGTGCCATCTCGCCTTCGGGAAGAGAGCATGTTAGCTGACCGGGGAGCGGGCCCGTTACGGGTGGGCGAAGAAGCGCGAGACGATGGGGCAGAAGGGGTGGTGAAACCGCTTGGAATCCAGCGAGAGGGCATGCTGttatatatatatatatccGATTTCAAGTCAAGATGGAAATTGAGAGGTCGGCAGTTGTCGGATCGCGTTTATCGGCGACTGAGTTGGGCCAAAAGATCGAAGTAAACAAACAGTTTCTTACGGCCGGAACGTAGTGGGTAGGTAGATGACAGAGTGCGGCGAAAAAATCAGACTGAATCGCCGTCTCTGAGTATTGCTGGAGGGTACAGGTAAGCCAGTAGAACGACTGAATGAAAACTTATACGCACCCGAACTTAATGGCCAATTGGTGGCTGGCGGAGTGTGCCAAAACGAGAAGCGATGTGAGGCTGTAGCGGGACAGGAGAAAGACGTCAAGTGTTTGCTCACAGCTGCTAGTTTTACACGAGAAACTAGTAACAACACAACACAGCACAGCTGCCTGGTGTTGGAGTCTGGAACTACGCCATAAATACGGACGATTCCTCGCCGGCAAATCTTCAGGTGACGTATCGGCAGTGGCTCTCGCCCGCCTACGGGGCGCGTCAACTGCCGCTTCCGTGTACCTCATATCTCGCCAGCCTATTATTGGCTGTCCCCTTTGTTCCCTCCATGCATAATTAAAGCATTATCTTTCTGTCTTCTGCGTGCTTAGCCCCGTCCTGCATAATGCAACAATGTGTAGTTGTTTCTATTGCTTAATCCTCACTATAGTCACAGATCTAAAGCGACGGGTTGTGCACACAGAAGAATTTTATCTACATAACCATGATAGTTGCTTGATGATGAGTAAGATCGATATGGCCTCGTTCGGACATTTCAcgggaaaaaaaaaagccTGTTGCATGTAATTTCAGCGGCGGTAGCAACAACGGAACCGACACCGACATAATAGACAGATAAATAGTCACCCGATTATTCATTTGTATATAGCTCATAAGTACGAGTACAAACATGTGTGAAATAGCGCGTATATAATAAAGCATTCATTTAACAGTTCGTTAAAGAGTCGACATCTTGCAAAGAGTCAAAGGCACAAGATACTGGACCCGCAGCTAATTCCTTTGTTTCCTATAGCGCTACATTGATTCCTCAGCATCCTATTTTCCGATGTATGATCAGCCGGATAAATATTTCATCAGTTTTATATAATATAGCCGTGTAAGTAAGGCAACTGATGAAAACTGTAGTTTAGCAGACCACAGTGATACTTATACTACGGAACATGCATTGTAAAATGAATTGGGCGTGATTGGCAGCGGGCGGTCGATTTTGCCGTACTCAAGTTGCTCATTGGGACGAATGTTCTTTCAGACTGTCATATGCGATGCCGCGGCGAACAATAACACCTTAGCAAAAGCGACGAGTATATGTTACCCGTACATATAAGCACTATACATACACATATAGAAGGTCAGTAATGAACATCGAGCAACAAGGGCCAAAGAAATCCCCGGCAACGCAAGGGGAGTCACGACGCCGACATACTTTAATAACCTAATTTAGTATGTATGCTTAAGAGCCAGGAACTCTTGATCTTCCATTTAATACCACTCATTTGCTGTAACAGACACACTGTGACCCATAATGCATGTCCTATGTCTAGACAACGCCTTCCGAAAACAAAGCAAGGACCTGTAAAATTTAGAAGATGATAACGTTCTGGTCCCGACCAGGGCCAACACCGACATATTGAACCTTGACGCCCAAGTAATCCTCAATAAACTTGATATAAGCTTTGGCGTTCTCGGGGAATTCTTCGTATGTTTTGCAGTTGGAGATGTCAGTCTTCCACCCGGGAAGGGTGGCGTACTGAACCTCAACCTTGGCGAGTCTGTCAAGATCGGCTGTAGCACATGTCAGATGCGAGATCTGGCCGGATTTTGAACGTTTTTACTCA
This DNA window, taken from Cryptococcus gattii WM276 chromosome C, complete sequence, encodes the following:
- a CDS encoding response to drug-related protein, putative (Similar to TIGR gene model, INSD accession AAW42715.1), translating into MPSRWIPSGFTTPSAPSSRASSPTRNGPAPRSANMLSSRRRDGTVDSGELGDYFSAQPSPVYDASAPTSPSLWSGPATPSAMSTPGGSSGHTLEIVLDSDQLVLRGQGGDMNPAYLSGRVELNLLEATNIKEIMMSLTGKAKVQFSDGSGTSSKHRHYSHLITSHDWSFLQGDRGHSHTLKAGRHRFPFTHTLDGNLPSSLRTYSGDALIVYKLRAVVVRSGFASNFSATKEFKLSRMFTPEALEFNQTLEIENTWPGKVMYSLTLPYKAYAAGDEIPVNIKFMPLAKGVRVTTVVSVLKEYTLVHTKHSSHPDTRVDSCVKHEIRRGQAKEIAREPIRPPQHWVDAHGHSSRSSANTSRHSSPSQTPVVNSRARLPTTTWGARPRDSYFPSQTSDAPEQAQAGPSNSRDSASITESTETDIEVGDEEVDTFFNVPIPAWVTPSHAIHPVFVTHKIKWACSIANPDGHVSELRCALPILILDHSLLNEARAAGASTRGLLFGNTQPDEPQVDLPSYSNHVYDRVAIADSSTPAGWISRSINPTPLHSPHDDTPPRSRAPSRPGSPTRGRSGDSTPEVPPRRQLSQFVDSELLLSLGALRTHSTDTSPHSTPPDSRAPSRPLSRRNSRSNLSSRVSSRPGSRAGSRASSPERGSQPSSTSGSYVEEAHLRPGYERHRSSGLHGLFHLPLKPIRPLSHLGGSHISRPILRNGNQSNINLSAADDIIPRNSSVPGSLNSTGASNSGMQSSASSQNHVSFASHAITFEPDRSSTRFEVGAPDTPSETEDDIDPLMQVPSYDIASRGFLGGGVVPIDTRLPTYDASEMSMHRTRSGTDLGSSGSLVRPRSDSALVQLGAQAAAEAEERANDDADDTGAPAGA